One Maribacter cobaltidurans genomic window carries:
- a CDS encoding 5-oxoprolinase subunit C family protein has product MLKVLKSGFFTSVQDMGRFHHRNKGVPVSGCMDQLSVFKANTLLENDPNSAVLEITMTGPTLQFEKDTFIVLAGALITVTLNNEPVQNYKVYKVKAGDILSYGKLKKGFRFYLAVKGGFNAPVVLGSQSFYKPITKKGRFVDGDTIPYKENKDFSPKISEIKVDSHLDETVLEVHKAPEYDVLSDRQLEALFSREFTISKENNRMAYQLSETIETHSHSILTSATLPGTVQLTPAGKLIILMKDGQTTGGYPRILQLSDKSISVLSQKREGNTVSFKFIQSEQLD; this is encoded by the coding sequence ATGCTTAAGGTATTAAAGTCTGGATTTTTTACCAGTGTACAGGACATGGGTAGGTTCCACCATAGAAATAAGGGCGTACCGGTTTCAGGATGCATGGACCAACTTTCAGTATTCAAGGCAAATACCCTTTTGGAAAACGATCCGAACAGTGCTGTTTTGGAAATTACCATGACCGGACCAACCTTACAATTTGAGAAAGACACCTTTATTGTACTGGCAGGTGCATTGATCACTGTAACGTTGAACAACGAACCTGTTCAGAATTATAAAGTATACAAGGTTAAAGCAGGGGATATACTCTCCTATGGTAAATTGAAAAAGGGATTTAGGTTCTACCTTGCCGTTAAAGGTGGATTTAATGCACCCGTAGTGCTGGGAAGCCAATCTTTTTATAAACCTATTACCAAAAAGGGTCGGTTTGTGGATGGGGATACGATTCCGTATAAGGAAAACAAAGACTTTTCACCTAAAATATCTGAAATCAAAGTAGATAGCCATTTGGATGAAACGGTTCTGGAGGTCCATAAGGCCCCGGAATACGATGTATTGTCAGACAGACAGCTGGAAGCCTTATTTTCACGTGAATTCACCATCTCCAAGGAAAACAATAGAATGGCCTATCAGTTGTCGGAAACCATCGAGACACACTCCCATAGCATCTTAACATCGGCTACCTTGCCTGGAACGGTGCAATTGACGCCTGCAGGAAAATTGATTATATTAATGAAGGATGGACAGACTACTGGGGGATATCCAAGGATTCTTCAGCTCTCCGATAAGTCAATTTCGGTTTTATCGCAAAAACGGGAGGGAAATACGGTTTCATTCAAATTTATACAGTCGGAGCAATTAGATTAA